In Lates calcarifer isolate ASB-BC8 linkage group LG15, TLL_Latcal_v3, whole genome shotgun sequence, one genomic interval encodes:
- the si:dkeyp-69b9.3 gene encoding myocardin isoform X1, translating into MTLLASERSLLIRNKFRSVLQLRIQNRRQSEINADPGLKSTSPPQKAEKDQSEALRLTDDGATQKLPPSGLNAETAQERTACGAQRQKKARQAQDLTERIQRPPGPVEQPHKHTLPLENRPASFPLSTDVFEDDISSCSSSPNEQHGVHQSPAFSSLSGLSGDQLMSDFSAVGPPLNHSPSHAQPGLALLPATEGIRQPMSVTLGESNTMATTGRPNGMYLTSQTTPLLPKTARPPSPTCSSSLPSSLNFNHLPRPRKPRDTKPKMRKLKYHQYIPPDQRGGTGTGGGGAKQKSPTPTQSLDPAYSHLLKQQQVFLQLQILQNQQQQQQQQQQQQQQQFTVIPSGDHSDLVKSSGAMPLNLQPVPATTNHTPMDTNSTPKPELLPANLVDLTVSELRQQLRKRGLPVSGTKPALLQRLRPFQLPHACTTPAPLCQLGTSLEPLTPCPPLPPSQSPGSSSSSGPDSPSSSPNQQLYIQDRGIPNGILSDSPNGILNAVPNRFANAASVSLVGDQCGLTNAVFLAPASTASGTPSPSLPMSSSSPLQCGAPWRPENEQQQQQQQELGVELEMRERIRSRPRDRSTNAANESCEGSLHPFLQQDSGCSRGKPETDAQTEVLFTQVFCCQPCDVIGQDFELPVQITASPVQTLPGVRSLEEELQEAIQKAQMDPRQSIDDILDEPITCVGSVNVSDHKSPVHSAPGPSPPPPQADQSQAPQHTRDDSFLPSPLCSSLLLELPPSPAVINPNQVVPAPPPPPICTSPLPSTGKSRKRRAPTPFDAADWLETLTSGLRPLTPPTAPFVESDFSLDSDLNVNRVLDLMIEQW; encoded by the exons ATGACACTGCTGGCCTCCGAGAGGTCGCTTCTCATCCGGAACAAGTTCCGCTCAG TCCTGCAGCTGAGGATTCAGAACCGAAGGCAGAGTGAAATCAATGCAGACCCTG GGCTGAAATCTACGAGTCCCCCtcaaaaggcagagaaagaccAGAGTGAAGCTCTG CGTCTAACTGATGATGGTGCCACTCAGAAGTTGCCCCCTAGTGGTCTGAACGCTGAAACTGCACAAG AGAGGACTGCGTGCGGCGCCCAGAGGCAAAAGAAGGCTCGCCAGGCGCAGGACCTCACTGAGAGGATCCAGCGCCCGCCTGGACCTGTGGAGCAaccgcacaaacacacactgcccCTGGAGAACC gtcctgcctctttccctctgtccaCTGATGTCTTCGAAGATGacatctcctcctgctcctcctcgcCCAACGAGCAACATGGCGTTCACCAATCACCGGCCTTCTCTTCGCTGTCAGGGCTGTCAGGTGACCAATTAATGAGTGACTTCTCTGCTGTGGGCCCGCCCCTTAACCACAGCCCCAGTCATGCTCAG CCTGGTTTGGCGTTGCTCCCGGCAACCGAGGGCATCAGACAACCTATGAGTGTAACGCTGGGTGAATCAAACACCATGGCAACAACTGGGAGACCAAATGGGATGTATCTGACCTCTCAGACCACACCCCTGCTGCCAAAG ACAGCTCGGCCTCCCAGCCctacctgctcctcctctctgccctcctccctAAACTTCAACCACCTCCCCCGCCCACGGAAACCGAGGGACACCAAACCCAAGATGAGAAAACTCAAGTATCACCAGTACATTCCTCCGGACCAGAGAGGAGGGACTGGGACTGGAG gggGAGGAGCAAAACAGAAGAGCCCAACCCCTACCCAGTCTTTAGACCCAGCCTATTCCCATctcctgaagcagcagcaggtcttCCTCCAGCTTCAAATCCTCcagaaccagcagcagcagcaacagcaacaacaacaacaacaacagcaacagttcACTGTTATACCCAG TGGAGATCACAGTGATCTTGTGAAGTCCTCTGGAGCCATGCCCCTGAACCTCCAACCTGTTCCTGCCACAACAAACCACACCCCCATGGACACCAACTCCACGCCCAAACCTGAGCTTCTCCCTGCGAATCTTGTTGATCTAACA GTGTCAGAGTTGCGGCAGCAGCTGCGTAAGCGTGGCCTCCCCGTCTCTGGTACCAAGCCTGCCCTGTTGCAGCGTCTCCGCCCCTTCCAGCTTCCCCACGCTTGCACCACCCCTGCTCCCCTCTGCCAGCTGGGCACCAGCCTGGAGCCCCTCACCCCCTGCCCCCCTCTGCCGCCCAGCCAGAGCCCTGGCTCAAGCTCCAGCTCTGGACCGGATTCGCCCAGCAGCAGCCCGAACCAACAGCTCTACATCCAGGACAGGGGAATTCCTAATGGGATTCTCAGTGACAGTCCAAATGGAATTCTGAACGCTGTCCCAAATAGGTTCGCAAATGCTGCGTCCGTCAGCTTGGTGGGTGACCAGTGCGGTCTTACCAACGCCGTCTTCCTGGCTCCTGCCAGCACTGCCTCAGGAACTCCCAGTCCCAGTCTACCCATGTCGTCCTCTTCGCCCCTGCAGTGTGGCGCTCCCTGGAGACCTGAgaatgagcagcagcagcaacagcagcaggagctggGTGTGGAgctggagatgagagagaggataaGGAGCAGGCCCAGGGATCGCTCCACTAACGCTGCCAATGAG TCTTGTGAAGGATCCCTTCATCCTTTCCTGCAACAGGATTCAGGATGCTCTAGGGGGAAGCCAgaaacagatgcacagacagaGGTGTTGTTTacacag GTGTTTTGCTGCCAACCGTGTGATGTGATTGGCCAGGACTTTGAGCTGCCAGTGCAGATTACAGCAAGTCCTGTGCAGACCTTGCCTGGTGTTCGCAGTTTGGAGGAAGAACTACAGGAGGCGATCCAGAAAGCACAG ATGGACCCTCGGCAGTCCATAGATGACATTCTGGATGAGCCTATTACTTGTGTTG GCTCTGTCAATGTTTCTGATCATAAATCCCCTGTCCACTCAGCCCCCGgcccttcacctcctcctcctcaagcCGATCAGTCCCAGGCACCACAGCACACCAGGGATGACAGCTTCCTGCCCTCGCCCCTTTGCTCCTCTCTCTTGCTAGAGcttcctccatctcctgctGTAATAAACCCCAACCAGGTTGTCCCAgctcctcccccacctcccatCTGTACCTCCCCACTGCCGTCCACCGGGAAATCGCGGAAACGCCGTGCTCCAACGCCGTTTGACGCTGCAGACTGGTTGGAGACGCTGACATCTGGCCTACGCCCTCTCACTCCACCGACAGCTCCCTTTGTTGAGTCAGATTTCAGTCTGGATTCAGATCTGAATGTCAATCGAGTGTTGGATCTGATGATAGAGCAGTGGTGA
- the LOC108887294 gene encoding zinc finger protein 236 gives MDSQLASVLTSGSLDVQNGSQCAEGSGPVTEGFLDPKDKTSLSTVPGNLQPCPVKAAVTIIRQDAPSVNGKKPEVGGTSKPASQETSKIGGFRQPITVKTGVPVLRSQPIRIKIVVPPRCKRPITNSTISLTKDFARSHFKRPVLLSAGAVITEKNSKIQISAVKNEGELKEVTHQKTENTKAESFHGMEAERGDEMCKERDDLDAKIIHTDGSETPFISSTNTVKILSQKGIKEETTEREIDKNIPLILQEMDLKSCKTFDEVGTEEQTEPLDLSLPKKRESRERRCGRFLDDSGCETSLIMEVDEYEGEGDRDIVEEDDDDEEDSVLRMDGTDTLEDSLLSPSFFSTSVFTSLSSIDCDTENLLLIDDQGIPYTLSPDGLKVPQVDASTSEDAQSEQARSAEVEGKRLSQVTDPSLSQSLDNALNAPSDDLYRSPAPSTDSPSLGVDQTKAPEVFTSLVTNPDPSKAAEPSVKSVQEANAVLSPSSGISVPSQPIQILANPSSNAPILLLSSSSSSPQLSLPLSVTQTSPGASTPMFLLLSSVPSSSGDSTSTSTPIAVLDPSTGQLSQITAASAPVSLPLSSGQVSTLGSPLPTLSHPVIRLSANDPPVILSGVNNVNSGSVLTSLAVPSSTPALQSDHPSATPIVHTQISSSESNPGSEAISAEEVSNENNKPSVFTAPSPHPQSASLTYDLSAQPGSEAEAQSPASEPNFDSSDLHSEHLPLDDHLYFSNTAAPPSPPIGPILPSGKLDPLDPLDPLSPATSPNTMSSRRVLYCQLCPRVFFYLSDLERHAITHSQKKPHVCQQCGKAFKRSSHLQRHKHIHTGQRNFVCPICAKRFREAGELQRHQRVHTGEKPYQCQLCHTRFAERNTLRRHTKRKHPYHQVAMEMLNERRDRGGGGGSISGVQEEEESAEWYSSTVSNLDNSESERET, from the exons ATGGATTCTCAGTTGGCTTCAGTCCTGACCAGTGGCAGCCTGGATGTCCAAAATGGCAGCCAGTGTGCAGAGGGATCAGGGCCAGTGACAGAGGGTTTTTTGGACCCAAAGGACAAAACCTCACTCAGTACTGTACCAGGTAACCTCCAGCCATGCCCTGTCAAAGCAGCAGTGACCATCATCAGACAAGATGCTCCTTCAGTCAATGGGAAAAAGCCAGAGGTGGGCGGGACTTCTAAGCCAGCCTCTCAGGAAACAAGTAAGATTGGTGGGTTCAGGCAGCCAATTACAGTAAAGACCGGAGTGCCTGTTCTGCGGAGCCAACCAATCAGAATCAAAATTGTCGTTCCCCCACGGTGCAAGAGGCCAATCACAAACTCCACCATCAGCCTGACCAAAGACTTTGCTCGCTCACATTTCAAAAGACCTGTTTTGCTCTCAGCTGGAGCTGtgatcacagaaaaaaacagtaaaattcaaATATCAGCTGTTAAAAATGAAGGAGAGCTCAAGGAAGTTACTCatcaaaagactgaaaacactaAAGCTGAATCATTCCACGGGATGGAGGCTGAGAGAGGGGATGAAATgtgcaaagagagagatgatTTGGATGCTAAAATCATCCACACTGATGGGTCAGAAACTCCTTTTATCTCCAGCACTAATACAGTTAAAATACTGAGCCAGAAGGGGATTAAAGAGGaaactacagagagagaaattgaTAAAAATATTCCTCTAATTTTGCAAGAAATGGACTTGAAGTCTTGTAAGACGTTTGATGAGGTGGGAACAGAGGAACAGACGGAGCCGCTGGACCTGAGTTTGCCCAAGAAAAGAGAGAGTAGAGAGAGGAGGTGTGGGCGCTTTCTGGATGATTCCGGCTGTGAGACCTCACTGATCATGGAGGTAGATGAATATGAGGGAGAAGGAGACCGAGACATAGtagaagaagatgatgatgacgaAGAGGACTCTGTGCTGCGCATGGATGGCACAGATACACTTGAAGACTCTcttttgtctccctctttcttctctacCTCTGTCTTCACCTCGCTCTCCTCGATAGACTGTGACACTGAAAACCTTCTTCTGATAGATGACCAGGGAATCCCGTATACTCTCAGTCCAGATGGACTCAAAGTGCCGCAGGTCGATGCTTCCACATCAGAGGATGCTCAGTCGGAGCAGGCTAGGTCAGCAGAGGTAGAAGGAAAGAGGTTGTCGCAGGTAACAGATCCTAGCCTCAGCCAAAGTTTAGATAATGCACTAAATGCACCTTCTGATGATCTTTACCGCTCACCAGCCCCTTCGACCGATTCACCATCATTAGGTGTTGATCAGACAAAAGCCCCCGAAGTCTTTACTAGTTTGGTCACAAACCCAGATCCTTCAAAGGCCGCAGAGCCAAGTGTTAAATCTGTTCAGGAGGCTAATGCCGTTCTGTCTCCTTCCTCTGGGATATCAGTCCCCAGCCAGCCCATTCAGATCCTCGCAAACCCTTCAAGCAACGCTCCTATTCTCCTCCTgtcgtcgtcctcctcctctcctcagctctcactccccctctctgtcACTCAGACCTCACCTGGTGCTTCCACCCccatgtttctcctcctctcctctgtgcccTCTTCCTCCGGCGACTCCACCTCTACCTCCACCCCTATCGCCGTCCTTGACCCCTCGACAGGTCAGCTGTCCCAAATCACTGCTGCATCAGCCCCGGTCTCCCTCCCTTTGTCTTCTGGTCAGGTCAGCACACTAGGCTCACCCCTACCCACGCTGTCTCACCCTGTCATCAGGCTGAGTGCAAATGACCCCCCTGTTATCCTGTCAGGAGTGAATAATGTAAACTCTGGGTCTGTTCTCACTTCTCTTGCTGTCCCCTCGTCCACTCCCGCTCTCCAGAGTGACCACCCCAGTGCGACTCCCATCGTCCACACTCAGATCAGCTCTTCTGAGTCGAACCCTGGAAGTGAAGCCATATCTGCTGAAGAAGtctcaaatgaaaacaacaagcCATCAGTTTTTACAGCACCCTCTCCACACCCACAGTCTGCTAGTTTGACTTATGACCTCTCAGCTCAGCCCGGCTCAGAGGCAGAGGCCCAGTCACCAGCCTCAGAGCCCAATTTCGACTCCTCTGACCTGCACTCAGAACATTTACCTCTGGACGACCACCTTTACTTCTCGAACACGGCCGCTCCGCCCTCCCCTCCCATCGGACCCATACTCCCCTCTGGTAAACTTGACCCCCTCGATCCGCTGGatcctctctctccagccacATCGCCCAACACCATGAGCTCCCGGAGGGTGCTGTACTGCCAGCTGTGCCCGCGGGTCTTCTTTTACCTCTCCGACCTTGAGCGCCATGccatcactcactcacagaAGAAGCCTCACGTTTGCCAGCAGTGCGGCAAAGCCTTCAAACGCTCCAGCCATCTGCAG AGACACAAGCACATCCACACAGGCCAGAGGAACTTTGTGTGCCCCATCTGTGCCAAACGCTTCAGGGAGGCCGGTGAGCTCCAGCGCCACCAACGGGTCCACACCGGAGAGAAACCCTACCAGTGCCAACTTTGCCACACGCGCTTCGCCGAGCGCAACACGCTACGCCGACACACCAAACGCAAACATCCTTACCACCAAGTAGCCATGGAAATGCtgaatgagaggagagacagaggaggcggcggcggcagcatATCTGGagtgcaggaggaagaggagagcgCTGAATGGTACAGCTCCACTGTGTCCAATCTAGATAACTCAGAGTCTGAGAGGGAAACTTAA
- the si:dkeyp-69b9.3 gene encoding myocardin isoform X2 — translation MTLLASERSLLIRNKFRSVLQLRIQNRRQSEINADPGLKSTSPPQKAEKDQSEALRLTDDGATQKLPPSGLNAETAQERTACGAQRQKKARQAQDLTERIQRPPGPVEQPHKHTLPLENRPASFPLSTDVFEDDISSCSSSPNEQHGVHQSPAFSSLSGLSGDQLMSDFSAVGPPLNHSPSHAQPGLALLPATEGIRQPMSVTLGESNTMATTGRPNGMYLTSQTTPLLPKTARPPSPTCSSSLPSSLNFNHLPRPRKPRDTKPKMRKLKYHQYIPPDQRGGTGTGGGGAKQKSPTPTQSLDPAYSHLLKQQQVFLQLQILQNQQQQQQQQQQQQQQQFTVIPSGDHSDLVKSSGAMPLNLQPVPATTNHTPMDTNSTPKPELLPANLVDLTVSELRQQLRKRGLPVSGTKPALLQRLRPFQLPHACTTPAPLCQLGTSLEPLTPCPPLPPSQSPGSSSSSGPDSPSSSPNQQLYIQDRGIPNGILSDSPNGILNAVPNRFANAASVSLVGDQCGLTNAVFLAPASTASGTPSPSLPMSSSSPLQCGAPWRPENEQQQQQQQELGVELEMRERIRSRPRDRSTNAANESCEGSLHPFLQQDSGCSRGKPETDAQTEVLFTQVFCCQPCDVIGQDFELPVQITASPVQTLPGVRSLEEELQEAIQKAQMDPRQSIDDILDEPITCVAPGPSPPPPQADQSQAPQHTRDDSFLPSPLCSSLLLELPPSPAVINPNQVVPAPPPPPICTSPLPSTGKSRKRRAPTPFDAADWLETLTSGLRPLTPPTAPFVESDFSLDSDLNVNRVLDLMIEQW, via the exons ATGACACTGCTGGCCTCCGAGAGGTCGCTTCTCATCCGGAACAAGTTCCGCTCAG TCCTGCAGCTGAGGATTCAGAACCGAAGGCAGAGTGAAATCAATGCAGACCCTG GGCTGAAATCTACGAGTCCCCCtcaaaaggcagagaaagaccAGAGTGAAGCTCTG CGTCTAACTGATGATGGTGCCACTCAGAAGTTGCCCCCTAGTGGTCTGAACGCTGAAACTGCACAAG AGAGGACTGCGTGCGGCGCCCAGAGGCAAAAGAAGGCTCGCCAGGCGCAGGACCTCACTGAGAGGATCCAGCGCCCGCCTGGACCTGTGGAGCAaccgcacaaacacacactgcccCTGGAGAACC gtcctgcctctttccctctgtccaCTGATGTCTTCGAAGATGacatctcctcctgctcctcctcgcCCAACGAGCAACATGGCGTTCACCAATCACCGGCCTTCTCTTCGCTGTCAGGGCTGTCAGGTGACCAATTAATGAGTGACTTCTCTGCTGTGGGCCCGCCCCTTAACCACAGCCCCAGTCATGCTCAG CCTGGTTTGGCGTTGCTCCCGGCAACCGAGGGCATCAGACAACCTATGAGTGTAACGCTGGGTGAATCAAACACCATGGCAACAACTGGGAGACCAAATGGGATGTATCTGACCTCTCAGACCACACCCCTGCTGCCAAAG ACAGCTCGGCCTCCCAGCCctacctgctcctcctctctgccctcctccctAAACTTCAACCACCTCCCCCGCCCACGGAAACCGAGGGACACCAAACCCAAGATGAGAAAACTCAAGTATCACCAGTACATTCCTCCGGACCAGAGAGGAGGGACTGGGACTGGAG gggGAGGAGCAAAACAGAAGAGCCCAACCCCTACCCAGTCTTTAGACCCAGCCTATTCCCATctcctgaagcagcagcaggtcttCCTCCAGCTTCAAATCCTCcagaaccagcagcagcagcaacagcaacaacaacaacaacaacagcaacagttcACTGTTATACCCAG TGGAGATCACAGTGATCTTGTGAAGTCCTCTGGAGCCATGCCCCTGAACCTCCAACCTGTTCCTGCCACAACAAACCACACCCCCATGGACACCAACTCCACGCCCAAACCTGAGCTTCTCCCTGCGAATCTTGTTGATCTAACA GTGTCAGAGTTGCGGCAGCAGCTGCGTAAGCGTGGCCTCCCCGTCTCTGGTACCAAGCCTGCCCTGTTGCAGCGTCTCCGCCCCTTCCAGCTTCCCCACGCTTGCACCACCCCTGCTCCCCTCTGCCAGCTGGGCACCAGCCTGGAGCCCCTCACCCCCTGCCCCCCTCTGCCGCCCAGCCAGAGCCCTGGCTCAAGCTCCAGCTCTGGACCGGATTCGCCCAGCAGCAGCCCGAACCAACAGCTCTACATCCAGGACAGGGGAATTCCTAATGGGATTCTCAGTGACAGTCCAAATGGAATTCTGAACGCTGTCCCAAATAGGTTCGCAAATGCTGCGTCCGTCAGCTTGGTGGGTGACCAGTGCGGTCTTACCAACGCCGTCTTCCTGGCTCCTGCCAGCACTGCCTCAGGAACTCCCAGTCCCAGTCTACCCATGTCGTCCTCTTCGCCCCTGCAGTGTGGCGCTCCCTGGAGACCTGAgaatgagcagcagcagcaacagcagcaggagctggGTGTGGAgctggagatgagagagaggataaGGAGCAGGCCCAGGGATCGCTCCACTAACGCTGCCAATGAG TCTTGTGAAGGATCCCTTCATCCTTTCCTGCAACAGGATTCAGGATGCTCTAGGGGGAAGCCAgaaacagatgcacagacagaGGTGTTGTTTacacag GTGTTTTGCTGCCAACCGTGTGATGTGATTGGCCAGGACTTTGAGCTGCCAGTGCAGATTACAGCAAGTCCTGTGCAGACCTTGCCTGGTGTTCGCAGTTTGGAGGAAGAACTACAGGAGGCGATCCAGAAAGCACAG ATGGACCCTCGGCAGTCCATAGATGACATTCTGGATGAGCCTATTACTTGTGTTG CCCCCGgcccttcacctcctcctcctcaagcCGATCAGTCCCAGGCACCACAGCACACCAGGGATGACAGCTTCCTGCCCTCGCCCCTTTGCTCCTCTCTCTTGCTAGAGcttcctccatctcctgctGTAATAAACCCCAACCAGGTTGTCCCAgctcctcccccacctcccatCTGTACCTCCCCACTGCCGTCCACCGGGAAATCGCGGAAACGCCGTGCTCCAACGCCGTTTGACGCTGCAGACTGGTTGGAGACGCTGACATCTGGCCTACGCCCTCTCACTCCACCGACAGCTCCCTTTGTTGAGTCAGATTTCAGTCTGGATTCAGATCTGAATGTCAATCGAGTGTTGGATCTGATGATAGAGCAGTGGTGA